The following are encoded together in the Cytophagales bacterium genome:
- the recQ gene encoding DNA helicase RecQ, whose protein sequence is MSIVKLPELKNSLKEIFGYHYFKTGQEEIIKNVLNSKDTFVIMPTGSGKSLCYQLPSLLIEGTAIVISPLIALMKNQVDQLRAFNINARVLNSTLSKKEINKVKNDTIDGKVKLLYVAPESLTKEDNIEFLKNAKINFVAVDEAHCISEWGHDFRPEYRRIRYILDLLGGNLPVMALTATATPKVQQDIVKNLCIEHATIFQSSFNRENLYYEVRPKINAKKQLIKYIKEHQGKSGIVYCSSRKKTEEIAELLSVNDIKARPYHAGMEARERVKNQDAFLNDDMEVIVATIAFGMGIDKPDVRFIVHYNAPKSLEGYYQETGRAGRDGMEGNCLMFYSYNDILRLEKYNKDKPITEKENAKYLIDEITAFAESAMCRRKQLLHYFGEKYENNCDFCDNCRHPKEKFEGKRHATLVLKAVIQTEQRFKMDHIIDVLIGKESQYVKSYSHNKIEVFAKGKDENKELWGSVLRQIMIRGYLRKDINNFGVIKITPEATKFLKKPYSITFTKDHDFSGIDQQDEEFGRATLVSKAYDKTLYEMLRGLRKKIAKERNVPPYVVFQDPSLEEMATTYPVNVEELSQVTGVGRGKVVKFGEPFIKLIIRYVKENEIVTASDVVVKSAAKKSKNKIFIIQQIDKKISLDEIIKTNKMTMAELTQNIEQICFSGTKLNISYYVDQILDHEKQEEIYDYFRSSETDDIPTAIEELDDETLTEEELRLMRIKFISEMGN, encoded by the coding sequence ATGTCAATAGTAAAACTACCGGAATTAAAAAACAGCTTAAAGGAAATATTTGGCTACCATTATTTCAAGACCGGGCAGGAAGAAATAATTAAAAATGTGCTTAATAGCAAAGACACATTTGTGATAATGCCGACAGGCTCAGGAAAATCACTTTGCTATCAATTGCCTTCTTTGTTAATTGAAGGTACTGCAATTGTGATATCCCCCCTTATCGCACTTATGAAAAACCAGGTTGATCAACTCAGAGCATTCAATATAAATGCCCGGGTTTTGAACTCAACTTTATCAAAAAAAGAAATTAATAAAGTAAAAAATGATACCATCGATGGAAAAGTCAAATTACTTTACGTTGCCCCTGAATCCTTAACAAAAGAGGATAATATTGAATTTCTAAAAAATGCTAAAATCAACTTTGTTGCTGTTGATGAAGCCCATTGTATTTCTGAGTGGGGCCATGATTTCAGACCAGAATATAGAAGGATCAGGTATATATTAGATCTTTTAGGAGGCAACCTGCCAGTGATGGCGCTCACTGCCACTGCCACTCCAAAGGTACAGCAGGATATTGTAAAAAACCTCTGTATCGAACATGCCACCATTTTTCAGTCATCATTTAACAGGGAAAATCTGTACTATGAGGTAAGACCTAAAATCAATGCTAAAAAACAATTAATAAAATATATAAAAGAGCATCAAGGAAAATCAGGTATAGTATACTGCTCAAGCCGCAAAAAGACAGAAGAAATAGCCGAACTCCTGAGTGTCAATGACATAAAAGCCCGCCCATACCATGCAGGAATGGAAGCCAGAGAACGTGTAAAAAACCAGGATGCATTCCTCAATGATGATATGGAGGTTATCGTGGCTACCATTGCTTTTGGGATGGGCATTGATAAGCCCGATGTCAGATTCATAGTTCATTATAATGCACCTAAATCACTGGAAGGCTACTACCAGGAAACCGGCAGAGCAGGCAGAGATGGCATGGAAGGGAACTGCCTGATGTTTTACAGTTATAATGATATATTAAGACTTGAAAAGTATAATAAAGACAAACCTATTACTGAAAAAGAAAACGCCAAATATTTAATTGATGAAATAACTGCTTTTGCAGAATCAGCCATGTGCAGAAGAAAGCAATTGCTCCATTATTTTGGGGAGAAATATGAAAACAATTGCGACTTTTGTGATAATTGCAGGCATCCTAAAGAAAAATTTGAGGGAAAACGTCATGCGACTTTAGTTTTGAAAGCTGTTATTCAGACCGAACAACGGTTTAAAATGGATCATATTATTGATGTTTTGATAGGCAAGGAAAGCCAGTATGTGAAAAGTTACAGCCATAATAAGATTGAGGTATTTGCTAAAGGAAAAGATGAAAATAAAGAATTATGGGGATCAGTTCTCCGGCAGATCATGATAAGAGGATATTTACGAAAAGATATTAACAATTTTGGTGTTATTAAGATTACCCCAGAGGCTACTAAATTTCTTAAAAAACCATATTCGATCACTTTTACAAAAGATCATGACTTTTCAGGGATTGACCAACAGGATGAAGAATTTGGGCGAGCCACATTGGTTTCCAAAGCCTATGATAAAACGCTATATGAAATGCTCAGGGGATTAAGAAAGAAAATCGCAAAAGAAAGAAATGTTCCTCCTTATGTGGTTTTCCAGGACCCATCATTAGAAGAAATGGCTACAACGTATCCTGTTAATGTAGAGGAGCTTAGCCAGGTCACAGGGGTAGGAAGAGGAAAAGTAGTAAAATTTGGCGAGCCTTTTATTAAGCTAATTATCCGTTATGTAAAAGAAAATGAGATTGTCACTGCCTCTGATGTAGTGGTAAAGTCTGCTGCTAAAAAATCAAAAAATAAAATATTTATCATTCAGCAGATAGATAAGAAAATAAGCCTTGATGAAATTATTAAAACAAATAAAATGACAATGGCTGAACTTACTCAAAATATAGAACAGATCTGTTTCTCCGGAACCAAATTAAATATTAGTTACTACGTAGATCAGATATTAGACCATGAAAAACAGGAAGAAATATATGATTACTTTAGGTCTTCCGAAACCGATGATATTCCCACAGCCATTGAAGAGCTTGACGATGAAACATTGACCGAAGAAGAACTACGTCTTATGAGAATAAAATTTATCTCTGAGATGGGAAACTGA